CTCGGCAAGGAAAACGCCGTTCCCGCCTCGGCGGTCGGTCGGAGCAGCCCCGAGCCGCGTGAATCGCTCGATCAGAGGGCCGTCGGCTTGTTCGACACGAGCAGGGGCCGCGGCGGGGCGGATGATTTCGAGCTGGCCGATGCCGACTGCAGCTTGGATTTGATAGAGTCGAGCATCGATTGCGAGCGCGCGCCCGTGGATAGGCATGTGGAGGAGGGTCGCGGTAGAGCTGGCGAGAGAAATGAGAAGCTGGAGGTGAATGAGGGCTATTTGAGCCACTCGATTGAGTCAAGGTTAATCAAGGCAAAATTAGATTTTGGATTCAGTGATGGTGGTAATTGTAGAGGTCTTGGTGGGGTTGAGAAGAATAAGGAAGATGGGTCGGTGGCGAATGGGGGTTCTGCGAGCAATTTGATCGAGTCTGGGTCGATTGCAGCGAAGGAGGATTGTGGGCTGAGTGAGGTTGGTGATGAGAGGGTTTCCGGTGCGCATGATGATGAGTGTGATGAGCCATTTGAGGTGGGGGCGGACCTTGATTTGCTGATTAAGCTGTGTGATGATGAGGGGCCGGTGCATTACTCCGATGACAAAGATGGAGAGGAAGCAGAGGATGGTTGGGATTGTGATAGCGGGTTGGTTTGTTGTCCTTTATGTGGTGTGGACATTTCAGATCTGAGTGATGAGTCCAGGCAGATACATACCAATGATTGTCTTGACAAGGGAGAGGCACGACTTGATGAGGCAAGTCTACTAATCTGCTCAAGTACATATTGTCATTTGCTGTGCTTCTGTATGAATTGTCAGGGGCAGTATCTGCGCCGTATGAACTTTTAGCATTGTTTCACCAGCACTAGttgtaaaatgttttcctgaaaatgatcacttgtattaTTTACAAAACGAAtgaatgaaaagtattttttctgttaatgaaatttttttagatataaattataaattattgttgataacgAAAATTGCATTGACTAACtatttcaagcgatacaagcaattacttttagaaaaatattttccaaatcgttAATTTTCTGTGAACAAATAGAGCCATAAAGTCATACCTTGTTCATGCCAGATCAACAAGAATGAATCCTGAATTGATAATGAGAAAATTGCCCTGCTGCATCTTATGttacttttcaagaaaattacacATTTTGACCCATGGAATGCATTAtgcttgataaaaatcaactaAGTTCTTGGTCAGTCACTTTATCCGTAGAACAATCCATCCTTGATAGTACATTGTTGTGACACATTGATATGAATAAGATGATATTGGGACACTATTTGGCATCTCGTCCACGGCTGATGAGAAATGATTAGCAAACCCATATCAAGCAAATTGAATTGTTGACGTTTGTGATCATATTCTCTGTACTGGCAGATCACCTCTTTGGTTGCTTACTTCTTTTGTGGCTCTCTCAAAAGCTTTTATGCATAAGGCATCCAAGAAGACAGATGGAAGATGAGCTCTCCTCATacttccatctttttttcccaCAAATAAATAGAGGATCCAGATAATGCAGCTTTATCAACTAAAATGCAAATTATCTCTGGcaatcattttaattttgacGTAGATGTGTAGCAATAGGTTGCTTTGTGTTCCCCCTCCTCCCGTTGCCTTAAGCTGGAAACAAATCATTTCCCTGAGATCATTCAATGAGGATTAGTATTACTCTTTGTGTTTTCCTATTCTTAGAAGGTTCCTTTTAGGTTTGATTTTACTTGTTCGAGGCATTTCTATAGTTTATTATGGTTATTGCTGTTTTGTTTATGGTATAGGAAACATGGAtctcttttagcattttcctcaTCTATGTATGCAATTGAAAACCAGCAACTACCTAAGCCTAAGATATTCCTGCAGGTTCTATTTCCTGATGCCGATGGGGCACCTTCACCTCGTCCTCAGGAAGCTGTTGGCTCACCTGTTAGTTCTCCCCAGCTAGCTGTTGATATCTCTCCAGTGCTTGGATGGTTACGTAGCCTTGGTTTAGATAGGTACGAAGAAGCTTTTGTTAGGGAAGAGATTGATTGGGACAGCTTGCAGTGCCTGACAGAAGAGGTATGCTTTTGGCAGTGATCTTTCGGGATTTCAAGCGATAGCTTCTTATAAAACTTAGATGACTGTCTCCTTGGTGAGTCTTGATGGATGAGAAACAACATGATATTCTTCATACTGTGCACCTTCTACAAAGTTGAGGCTTGCAAGGATTACATGAGTCAAGAAATGATAGGTGAAGTAAGATATCCTCGGCCATTATAATATCAATGAACaacttttttccaattttgagagGATACTTTGCATTACCAGGTGATTTCAGTATGGTTGCATCTTTGAGAGGTTTCTTGCTCTTTATCCTCATTATCTGGTGTTGTGGTGATGGCATTCCTGTCAAATCTCCAGTTCCTTACTTTGATGTGATTACCACTGTCTTGAATGCACAGGATCTTTTGAAGATGGGTATTTCTGCTCTTGGCccaaggaagaaaattgtgCATGCTCTAAATGAACTTAGAAAAGGAGTCCAAGGAGAAACTGCCGAGCATGTGGATATAAATGGAAAATGTGGAGATCATATGACAAAGACAGAACCTGGTGCTTCTAAAGCGATGGTCTCTGGTGATAGTAAAGTAGCCGCAAGCAAGCTGATTACAGATTATTTTCTGGGCTCCTCTACAAATCAGAAAAAGACCTGCAACATTTCTACTCTGCAAAGAAGAGTCACAGAACAGTTGAGTTCCAGTCGTGGATGTGCTAAAGTGAATGATCATGTTAAAAATGTGAAACCAAGGGGTCGTGTTAAAAATTCGACACGAAGGGAGGTTCCCTTGTGGTGCCGTATACCAGGGACGCCCTTTCGAGTGGTTAGTGGCTTTCCATCATATGAAATCCTTACTACTATCTCCTTTTTATTGTGAGATGATGGTTAAGCACTGTTTTTCCACCTTGACATCACAGGATGCTTTCCGATATCTTACAAGAGACTGTTCCCATTGGTTTCTCACTCACTTTCATATGGACCGTaagtttcatattttttctgtttcttaatctttcttcaagtttGAAACATGTCGAAATAAATCCTGGGCAAACATGCATTTCAGCTTTATTGTGTCAATGCAAATCAGGTCGTTCTGTGGTGGGCTGGGTTACTCTACATGAATGGACAAGATGTGGTACTGATGCagcatataaaaataatttaggaatcCTCAGTCatctaatttgaaaattctaattAATTTGTGAGCATTTACTTTCTTGTACGTGGGTTCGCATCAGGGATTTTCTACACAAGATTTCTGCTCTATCTATACCCGAGACAAAAGAATGAGAGATATCACTAGCGATAAAACGTAGACATGGTAGACTGATCTAATTAGTACTATATTTGCTGTGAAGTCGCTTATGATCAACCTGAATATATGGGCTCAGTTCCATTTTAGATGTTCATGATGTATCTTACAGAGACACCAGCAGAGATTCTTGGTGTGCCATTATGATGAGCACGTATGTACACCTAGTGAAGATATTACTAGGACTGGCAGAGTAAATGATTGTAACATAGGTGAAATTTGATGGCTGTGCCTGAAACGTAACATTGAGGGTGTTTGAGATAGCTTCATATCCTTTTCTCTTGTTCTTTGATCATACAAATCCCAACTAATTGCAGAGCACTAGATATGAATTCTCGATCATTCAtggttttggtctttttaatcTTATTGCATTTGAAGTAAATGGGATTTCTAGATTATTCATAGTTTAGCTCCTTTTATTCTGTATGCTTACCTTGTTGTCTCAATGCTGTTGTGCATGTCATGCAGATTATCAAGGTCTTACAAGGTCCTTCTGTCATGGGAAAGTCTACTGCTCTGCAGTAACGGCAAAGCTTGTAAATTTGAAGATTGGTATCCCTTGGGAACGGCTGGAAGTTCTACCAATCAACCAGAAGGTTGTGATTGAAAGTGTTGGAGTGACATGTTTAGAAGCTAATCATTGTCCTGGTGCCGTAGTAATCCTCTTTGAGCCACCAACTGGTGAGGTGTGTTGCAAATTGACTCTCTTTATATATTTTGTCATAATTATGACCTACTCATCACTGTAGGTTATGACTGATGGGGTTGATCCTGAAATCCGTGCTTCATGCATCCAGGTTGTTCTCCATACAGGAGATTTTCGCTTTAGTGAAGAGATGGCTGGACTGTCCATTCTGCAAGCAACTCGAATCCATACTCTTATACTTGACACCACTTACTGTAACCCCCAGGTAAGCAAGTGCTTCGGTGACTTTACCTGGCAGGGTGATTGCTTCCACATGTATGCATCCAGTGACATCAATAATCTCCACTcctttctttaattgttttttgtttttttgagtATGATGAGGAAAACTGCTCATTATCACAACTTGAGATTTTTGTCTGTTTTATTGTTCATGATACATAAATACTGACTGAAGTCCTCGTCCTGTTACTATACACAGTATGACTTTCCGAAGCAAGAGGCAGTGGCCCAATTTGTTGTGGAGTCCATCCAAGCTGAATCCTTTAACCCAAACACTCTTTTTCTCATTGGCAGCTACACAATTGGTAAGTCCTTTCCACCCCTAGGCTCTCTATCTCCCACACCCTCGGTGCAATGGCTGTACCATGTACCTCTACTtgcttaaaagaaaagaaatttacatcATCTTCTGCTAGCGATTTTCCATTGCTTCTTGCTCAGCTTACTCGAATAAGCTGATTCCATTTTGTCATCATAACTAGGGAAGGAGAGGCTGTTCTTGGAGGTTGCTCGTGTGCtacataaaaagatttatgtCAGTGCTGCAAAGCTGCGTATTATACAATGTTTTGGGTACTCTGAGGAGGACATGCAATGGTTTAcattaaatgaaaaggaaagccACATTCATGTTGTGCCTATGTGGACCCTAGCCAACTTCAAAAGGCTAAAGCAGATTTCTAATCAGTATCTGGTAGGGATTACAAATTATCTCATGTTTCTTCGAACGGTACTCAGTGAAGTTGACTTTCTATATAATTAGCTTATCTACCTGCAGTAAAAGTCTGAGTAAATAGTGAATACTTATGTCAGGAGTTTACTTTTTGTCGCAGATCATGAAACAATTCCAACTTAAATTGGGCATTGGTGTCAAATATATAGTAGTTTATATATCTCACTTGTAACATCTGTCTGTTGAGTTTCTAGTTCCTTTCTTCTCAGTTCATGTGGAATTTTCAATTCACTAATACACATTCCTTTTCTCAATGTCAGGGAAGGTATAGTCTTGTTGTTGCCTTTTCTCCTACTGGCTGGACTTTTggtaaaggaaagaagaagtGCACAGGCAGAAGGTGGCAGCAGGGAACCATCATAAGGTGATGTTCTAGTGATATTGAATCTAATATTCTGAAATTATGCCCTCAAAGGCCTGATTTATTTGTTAAGAAAGGTTGGTTGTCTCTTTACATGAACTTTGGCTATTGTTTGGCTATTGCCTCATGTCTAACAAATAATAGGTCCAACTTTACTTCTCCAGAAATTGGTTTGAAATTATTCCTGAACTGCAAAAACCAACACATCCAGATTCTTAATTCTCCCTGGAAAACTCAGAAAATAATGGCGCAAATGCTCTTTGTTTGGTACAGAAAATTCTGTTGTGGAGTTAGTCCTTGTGCCCATTTCACTAGTTCATCTCAGGGTCCTCTCTCTGGTTAACAATCTTTCTGCACTCCATCTTTATAGAAGTTGTTTAGTTAAAGAACGGGTTTTCTGCTAAAATTGCGAGGATTTATTGACATATTTATAGCGGTTTCTCTTTCAGGTATGAAGTGCCATATAGTGAGCACTGCAGCTTTTCAGAACTGAAAGAGTTCGTGAAGTTCATATCACCTGACAGGATAATACCAAGCGTCAACAATGACGGGCCGGAATCTGCCAATTCCATGATTTCCCTCCTAACATCATGACTTCTTGAGAGATAACTCTATGGGTAGCGATGAAAAAATCTACATTGGGTGCTATCGGAAAATTCTCCTCCTTTCAAAGTGGATGAACATGACAAGGGATGAGAAAATGGAGTTGGCCGATGACTACCAGCACAAAACATGAGGATGTTGAGATGTCTGGTGCCAGTAGCAACAATAATGAAATACCAAGCAACATCAAGTCCAGAGTGCCACGCTGATGTAGGT
This genomic stretch from Eucalyptus grandis isolate ANBG69807.140 chromosome 3, ASM1654582v1, whole genome shotgun sequence harbors:
- the LOC104437942 gene encoding DNA cross-link repair 1A protein; the encoded protein is MPSSSSAGHRRRRRTAALTQPPPPMTTTHGGGDDGDDDFQTRPKLSCSQKPLQLSNVSSGGARPTKKLKRPTPALGKENAVPASAVGRSSPEPRESLDQRAVGLFDTSRGRGGADDFELADADCSLDLIESSIDCERAPVDRHVEEGRGRAGERNEKLEVNEGYLSHSIESRLIKAKLDFGFSDGGNCRGLGGVEKNKEDGSVANGGSASNLIESGSIAAKEDCGLSEVGDERVSGAHDDECDEPFEVGADLDLLIKLCDDEGPVHYSDDKDGEEAEDGWDCDSGLVCCPLCGVDISDLSDESRQIHTNDCLDKGEARLDEVLFPDADGAPSPRPQEAVGSPVSSPQLAVDISPVLGWLRSLGLDRYEEAFVREEIDWDSLQCLTEEDLLKMGISALGPRKKIVHALNELRKGVQGETAEHVDINGKCGDHMTKTEPGASKAMVSGDSKVAASKLITDYFLGSSTNQKKTCNISTLQRRVTEQLSSSRGCAKVNDHVKNVKPRGRVKNSTRREVPLWCRIPGTPFRVDAFRYLTRDCSHWFLTHFHMDHYQGLTRSFCHGKVYCSAVTAKLVNLKIGIPWERLEVLPINQKVVIESVGVTCLEANHCPGAVVILFEPPTGEVVLHTGDFRFSEEMAGLSILQATRIHTLILDTTYCNPQYDFPKQEAVAQFVVESIQAESFNPNTLFLIGSYTIGKERLFLEVARVLHKKIYVSAAKLRIIQCFGYSEEDMQWFTLNEKESHIHVVPMWTLANFKRLKQISNQYLGRYSLVVAFSPTGWTFGKGKKKCTGRRWQQGTIIRYEVPYSEHCSFSELKEFVKFISPDRIIPSVNNDGPESANSMISLLTS